The genomic window CAGCAGTTCGACCGCCTGCCCGAGCAGGTCGACCGCGGTCCGGCGGTCCACGGTCATGGCCAGCGCGCGCAGACCCGCACCACGCGGCCCGGGGAGCCCGACCCGGTCGGCCAGCTCCAGATGGGCCTCGGCCAGCCGGCGGCCTCCGCCGGGATCGCCGAGCGCGGTCAGCGCCGCGCAGTCCCCCACCCGCCAGGCTGCCAGCGTCGGGTGCTCGATCCCCAGCGCGCGCCAGCCGTCGGCGGCGGTGACGAGGTCCGCGTGCGCGTCGGCGGGCCGGTGTTCCGCCAGCCGGAGGCGGGCCCTGCTCTCCAGCACCCGCGGTGACGCCAGCGCGTGGGGCGGCGGTGCGTCGGTGAGTAACCCGACCCGGTCGAGCGCCGCTGCGGCCTGGTCCGGCTCGTCCAGTTCGATCAACGCCTCCACCAGGGAGAACAGCGACCAGAGCAGGGCCGGGAGCGGGCTGTTGACGAGCTTGAACGCGAACGCGAGCCGGCCGTCGACCTCGGCGTCGCGGACCCGGCCCGCCTGCACCAGCAGGATCGCCCTGGCGAGGCTCGCGTGCGCGAGCGCGATCAGCCACCCGCGGGGGCGTGCGACGTCGATCAGTCCGTCGCACCGTTCCTCGGCCGCGTCGAGGTCGCCGCACATGATCAGCGTGAGCCGCGCGACGGTGGCGAGCAGCGAGTCCTCTTCGTGGTCCAGCTCGGGGAGCACCGGCGCCAGCAGCGCGAGCGGCTCCGACGCCGGGCGCGCCGCGCAGATCGCGTCCCAGGCCGCGAGGACGTTCCACAGTCCCGGTTCCGGCCGGGCGGCCATCGCGGCGCGCAGCCGCTCCCGTGCCTCGGCGACGGTCGCCACGTCCAGCCAGGCGTTGCAGACCAGTTCGGCGTCCAGCCGCATGACCAGCTCGTTCGGCGCGGTGTGCGGGGTCCCGAGCCCGGCGCGGCAGAGCCGGACCGCGTCGTCGAAGTGCCCGGCCAGGCCGAGCGCGCGAGCACCGGAGAGCGCGATCCGCGCCCGCTGATCGTCCGAGGGGGCGAGTTCGACCGCCGTGGCCAGCAGATCCGGGGCCTCCGGTTCGACGCCGACCGCGAGGGCCAGGCCCAGGCGGCTCCGGACGTCGGCCTCGCCGCGCCGGTCGGGTGGCGGCTCGGCCAGCGCGCGCCGGAGGAAGCTGACCGAGCTCTCCAGCGCGCCGCGCTGACCGGCGCGCTCCGCGGCGACGCAGAGGGTCTCGACCGTCGCCGGGTCCCGCGCGGGTTCGGTGCGCAGCAGGTGCAGCGCGACGAGCTCCGGGTCGGCGTCCTCGCCGGCGAACAGACGGGCCGCTCCGGCATGCCTGGCCGCTCGCTCGCCGGCGGGTAGCGCGTCGTAGAGCGCGGCGGCGACGAGGGGATGTGCCAGCCCGAGCCCTTCGGTGGTGCGCTCGAGTAATCCGGCGGCGCGCAACTGATCGGCGAACGTGGCGGCCTCCACGGCGTCGACACCGGCGAGCACCGCCGCCTGCCGCAGCGGCGCGGCCCGCCCGAGCACGGCTAACGCCCTGGCCAGGGCCCCCGCTCCGGACGGCAGCCTGGCCAGCTGACGTTCGACGCTGCGAGCGACCTGTTCAGGGCCGAAGTCGCCGAGCTGTCCGGCGATCTCGTCCGCGGGCTCGACTCCCTCGGCGACGAGGTGGTCGAGCAGCGCGCCGAGCAGGAACGGGTTGCCCGCGCTGGCGGCGTGGCAGGCGTCGACGAACAGCGGACCGGCGCCCGGCAGCCGCCGGCCGACCAGGGCGCTCACCGCCGCTGGGCCGAGCGGACGGGGCCGCACCGGCGGTTCGGTGGCCACCGCCAACAGCTCGGCCAGCAGCTCCGGCTGGGCGGGTGGTTCACCGGCCCGCACCGCGCACAGGATCCCCAGCCGGAGTTCCGCGAGCTGGCGGGCGAGCTGGGCCAGCCAGCGCAGCGACGGCGCGTCCGCCCAGTGCACGTCGTCGATCGTCAGTAGCGTCGGTGCGCGCTCGGCCAGCCCGCAGGCCAGCCACGTCAGGCCGTGTGCGGCGGCGTGCACGGCGTCCCCGGCCAGCGCGGGTTCGGCGTCGTCGGCGTCCAGCGCCCGGCGCGCGAGCCCGGCCGCTCCGACCGCCAGCCGAGACCATTCCGGACCGTCGCGCACGGGCGCGAACAGCTGCCGCGCGATCCCCCACCCGGCGTCGTGCTCCAGCGGGCCACCCCAGGCGCGCAGCGTCCGGACGCCCGACTCGCCCGCGGCGCCGGCCACCGCGGCGAGCAGGCTGGACTTCCCGATCCCGGCCTGTCCCTCGACGACGATCACCCGGCCGGCTCCCGAGCGCACTTCGGCGAGCTGGCGGCCGAGCGCGGCCAGCTCCGCATCGCGTTGCAGTAGTACGCGAGGCACGGACCGACGGTACGCGGGCAGCCGACCCCTCCAAAAGATGACGGTGGGTACCACGATGTGGGCCACCGCGCGGAAGCGAACCCTCGGTGTCGACACCCAACGGGGATCGGAGGCACCGCGCATGAACACGACGACGGCCGAGCGCTATTCGCTGGGGCACACACCGCAGGAGTACGAGCGCCTGCGCGCGCAGGCCCGGGGCTGGGAAGCCGCCACCGACCGGCTCTTCGACCGGATCGGCGTCGCGGAAGGGGCCCGCTGCCTGGACGCCGGTTGCGGACCGGGCGAGACGATGCTGCTGCTGGCCCGCCGGGTGGGTCCGACCGGCCGGGTGGTCGGCCTCGACATCGACCCGGCGCTGGGCGACCTGACCCGGACGATGCTGTCCGAGGCCGGTCACGGGCAGTGCACGGTGCA from Cryptosporangium aurantiacum includes these protein-coding regions:
- a CDS encoding helix-turn-helix transcriptional regulator, with amino-acid sequence MPRVLLQRDAELAALGRQLAEVRSGAGRVIVVEGQAGIGKSSLLAAVAGAAGESGVRTLRAWGGPLEHDAGWGIARQLFAPVRDGPEWSRLAVGAAGLARRALDADDAEPALAGDAVHAAAHGLTWLACGLAERAPTLLTIDDVHWADAPSLRWLAQLARQLAELRLGILCAVRAGEPPAQPELLAELLAVATEPPVRPRPLGPAAVSALVGRRLPGAGPLFVDACHAASAGNPFLLGALLDHLVAEGVEPADEIAGQLGDFGPEQVARSVERQLARLPSGAGALARALAVLGRAAPLRQAAVLAGVDAVEAATFADQLRAAGLLERTTEGLGLAHPLVAAALYDALPAGERAARHAGAARLFAGEDADPELVALHLLRTEPARDPATVETLCVAAERAGQRGALESSVSFLRRALAEPPPDRRGEADVRSRLGLALAVGVEPEAPDLLATAVELAPSDDQRARIALSGARALGLAGHFDDAVRLCRAGLGTPHTAPNELVMRLDAELVCNAWLDVATVAEARERLRAAMAARPEPGLWNVLAAWDAICAARPASEPLALLAPVLPELDHEEDSLLATVARLTLIMCGDLDAAEERCDGLIDVARPRGWLIALAHASLARAILLVQAGRVRDAEVDGRLAFAFKLVNSPLPALLWSLFSLVEALIELDEPDQAAAALDRVGLLTDAPPPHALASPRVLESRARLRLAEHRPADAHADLVTAADGWRALGIEHPTLAAWRVGDCAALTALGDPGGGRRLAEAHLELADRVGLPGPRGAGLRALAMTVDRRTAVDLLGQAVELLADAPDQLEHVRALVDLGAALRRANQRAEAREQLSRALACAERLGLRRLARRSRAELRAAGARPRRTAVSGLAALTPAEHRVATLAAQGESNREIAQQLYVSRRTVETHLTHVFQKLGLATRADLVVLLSGPGLVSGPGDA